The window GTCGCCGCGGCCGTTCCGTTCGTGATGTCGTTCTTCCCGAGCGAGCGCGCGAAAGCCGCGGGCGCGCCGGTCGAAATCGACATCTCGAAGATCGAGCCCGGCCAGAAGATCGACGTCGAATGGCGCGGCAAGGTGTGCTGGCTCGTCTCGCGCACGCCGGACATGCTCGCGACGCTGCCGAAACTGACCGACCGCCTCGCGGACCCGAACTCCAATCAGGACCAGCAGCCGTCCTACGCGAAGAACGAGAGCCGCGCGATCAAGCCGCCGCTGTGGATCGCGGTCGGCATCTGCACCCACCTCGGCTGCTCGCCGACCTACCGCAAGGACATCGCGCCGGCCGACCTCGGGCCGGACTGGCTCGGCGGGTTCTTCTGCCCCTGCCACCAGTCGAAGTTCGACCTCGCCGGGCGCGTCTACAAGGGCATGCCCGCGCCGCTCAACCTCGTCGTCCCCCCGCACAAGTACCTGTCGGACACGCGGGTGCTGATCGGCGACGACAAGGCCTGAACGCGAGGACGCCATGCAGAAAATGCTCGCCTGGATCGACGCACGCTTCCCGCTCACCGCGCTCTGGGAGTCGCAGTGGGGCAAGTACATCGCGCCGAAGAACTTCAACTTCTGGTACTACTTCGGCTCGCTCGCCGCCTTCGTGCTGGTCCTGCAGATCGTGACCGGCATCTTCCTCACGATGAACTACAAGCCCGACGCGCAGAAGGCGTTCGAGTCGGTCGAGTACATCATGCGGGACGTGCAGTGGGGCTGGCTGATCCGCTACATGCACACGACCGGCGCGTCGATGTTCTTCATCGTCGTGTACCTGCACATGTACCGCGGGCTGATCTACGGCAGCTACCGCAATCCGCGCGAGTTGACCTGGATCTTCGGCTGCCTCATCTACCTGTCGCTGATGGCGGAGGCGTTCTTCGGCTACCTGCTCCCCTGGGGCCAGATGTCCTACTGGGGCGCGCAGGTGATCGTGAACCTGTTCAGCTCGATCCCGCTGATCGGCGAGGACCTCGCGGTGTGGATCCGCGGCGACTACACGATCTCGGACATCACCCTCAACCGCTTCTTCGCGTTCCACGTGATCGCGCTGCCGCTGGTGCTGATCGGGCTCGTCGCGGCGCATCTGATGGCGCTGCACGAGACCGGATCGAACAACCCGGACGGCGTCGACGTCAAGCACCAGCCGAAGGACCCGAAGACCGGGCTGCCGCTCGACGGCATCTATTCGCACCCGTACTACACGATCAAGGACATCGTCGGCGTGATCGTGTTCCTGGTGGTGTTCTCGATCATCATGTTCTTCATGCCCGAGATGGGCGGGTACTTCATCGAGGCGAACAACTTCATCCCGGCGGACCCGCTGAAGACGCCGGAGCACATCGCGCCGGTCTGGTACTTCACGCCGTACTACGCGATGCTGCGCGCCGTGCCGTCGTTCCTGGGCTCGCAGGTCTGGGGCGTCATCGTGATGGGCCTCGCGGTGCTGATCTTCTTCGCGCTGCCCTGGCTCGACCGCGGCCCGGTGCGGTCGATCCGCTACCGCGGCACGCTCTACAAGGTCTGGATCGCGATCTTCGTGGTGAGCTTCCTCGTGCTGGGCTACCTCGGCGTGGTTCCGGTCACCGTGTGGGGCCAGTTCGCCGACGGCGTGCCGATCATCGGCGGCGGGGACCGCGCGACGCTGGTGGCGCGCGTCTTCACCGCTCTCTATTTCGCCTTCTTCCTGCTCATGCCCTGGTACACGAAGATCGACAAGTGCAAGCCCGAGCCGACGCGGGTGACGGGATGACGCCGATGACCACCCAGAAGATGCGCGCCGCCGCGGCGGCGTTCCTCGCCGCCGTGGCGCTCGTGCTCGCCGCGCCGGCGGCCGCCTCCGGGGGCGCCGACCTGCGCATGGAGCGGGCCCCGACGAACCGCCTCGACGACGCCTCGTTGCAGCGCGGCGCGCGGACCTTCGTCAACTATTGCCTCAATTGCCACAGCGCGAAGTACATGCGCTACAACCGGCTGACCGACCTCGGGCTCACCGAGGACCAGATCCGCGACAATCTGATCCTCGGCGACGCGAAGATCGGCGACGTGATGAACGTCGCGATGCGTCCGGCCGACGCGAAGGCGTGGTTCGGCGCGCCGCCGCCGGACCTCTCGGTGATCGCGCGCGTGCGCGGCCGCGACTGGCTCTACAACTACTTCCTCGGCTTCTACCGCGACGCCGGCACCCCGACCGGATGGAACAACCTGGTGTTCCCCAACGTCGGGATGCCGCACGTGCTGTGGACCGCGTCGGGCCAGAACAAGCTGGTGACCGCCGAGTTCGACGATCACGAGAAGGCGGTCGCCGCCGCCATCGCGACGAAGGCGCTCGCCCTGGTCGAGCCGGTGCCGGGCGGCAAGTTCGTCGTGCGGACGGTGGAGGTCGACACGCCGGGATCGATGACGCCGGTCCAGTACCGCACGATGGTCGCCGACCTCGTGAACTACCTCGACTACATGGGCGACCCCTCGCGCAACCAGCGGATCAGGCTCGGGATCGTCGTGCTGATGTTCCTCGGCGTCCTGTTCTTCTTCGCCTACTGGCTGAAGCGCGAGTACTGGAAGGACGTGCACTGACCGTTCGCCCGGCCGTCGCGACGCGGCGGCACGGTGAGCGTTCCCGGGCGCCGGGCGCGCGAAGTCGCGCCCGCGGCCCCGCTTCAGGGAGAACCACCCGCCATGATGACCCTCTATTCCGGGACCACCGACCCGTTCTCGCAGCGCTGCCGCATCGTGCTGCACGAGAAGGGCATGGACTTCCAGATCATCGACGTCGACCTCGACCACAAGCCCGAGGACCTCGCGGTGATGAACCCGTACAACCAGGTGCCGGTGCTGGTCGAGCGCGACCTGGTGCTGCACGAGTCCAACATCATCAACGAGTACATCGACGAGCGCTTCCCGCATCCGCAGCTCATGCCGGCGGACCCGGTGATGCGCGCCCGCGCGCGGCTGTTCCTGCACCGCTTCGAGAAGGAACTCTTCATCCACGTCGACGCGCTCGAGGGCAACAACCAGAAGAACGCGGAAAAGGCCCGCAACCTCGTCCGCGACGCGCTCCTGCAGATCGCGCCGGTGTTCACCAAGCACAAGTACATGCTGGGCGACGAGTACTCGATGCTCGACGTCGCGATCACGCCGCTGCTCTGGCGGCTCGACTACTACGGCGTCCCGATGTCCAAGCCCGCCGCGCCGCTCCTCAAGTACGCCGAGCGCCTGTTCTCGCGTCCCGCGTTCTCCGAGGCGCTGACGAGCGCGGAGCGGGGGATGCGCAAGTGAGTTGTCAGTTGACAGTTGACAGTTGACAGTGGCGCCGGAGTCTCCGGTGGCGGCGCATCGAGCGCCGTTGCGATGTCCTCGTAGGTCCGGCTTCAGCCAGCGCCGTTGCGACGTCCTCGTAGGTCCGGCCTCAGCTAGCGCCGTTGCGATGTCCTCGTAGGTCCGGCTTCAGTAACCGGACGCCTTTCGCCGCGATCCGCAGTCCCGCCAGCCGCCGTCCCGCCCCTCCGGGTGGCCGTTCGGGCAGGTGGGCCCCGCCCGGGCTCGAATCCTGCTAGCCTATCCGGAGGATGCGGACCACGACCCTTGGCTCAGCTATGACGGCTCCCGGCGCTCGATGCGCCGCCAGCGGAAACTCCGCTGCCCCTGACTCCTGTCAACTGACTCCTGACTGCTGAATCCGGCGCTCGATGCGCCGCCACCGGACACGCCGCCGCCGCCGCCGCTGCCAACTGTCAACTGCCAACTGCCAACTGAAATGTCGGAACAATCCGCCAAGCCCTACCTGATCCGCGCGATCTGCGAGTGGTGCGCGGACAACGGCTTGACGCCCTATCTCGCGGTCAAGGTGAACGCCCAGACGCGCGTGCCGGCGGCGTTCGTGAAGAACGGCGAGATCGTGTTGAACGTGAGCCACGCGGCGACGCGCAAGCTCACGATCGACAACGACTGGATCCAGTTCACCGCGCGCTTCAACGGCCAGTCGCAGGAGGTCGCGGTGCCGGTATCGAGCGTCGCCGGCATCTTCGCGAAGGAAACCGGCTACGGCTTCGCGTTCACGGTCGCGCAGGAACCGATGGCCGCCGGCGTGAACACGCCGGCCGAGGCGCCCTCCGCCGGCGGCGACGATGACCGCAAGCCGCGCACGCGGCCCGCGCATCTGCAGGTCATCAAGTAGCCCGGCGAGCCGGCGATGTCGACGCCGTGTCGCGCCGCGCGCGGGCGTCCGCGCCCGGCTACTCGCTCTTCAGCCTGCGCGAGCCTTCGATGAGCGGGTGCCAGCCGTAGACGAGCGTGAGCATGAAGCCGTCCATCTTGAGGTCACCGGGCGCGCTGTCGTTCACGGTCGACTTGTAGCCGAAGGTGAGGTTCAGGTTCTCGTTGACCTGGTAGCCGAGCGTGAGCCCGACGCCGAGGTTGTTGAGCTTCTCGCCGGCGACGCCGTTGATCGTCGCCTTGCCGCCGCTGTACCAGGAGGCGTCGATCGAGCCCCAGAAGCGCTCGGTGAAGTCGCGCGTCAGGTGCGCGTCGAGCTGGAACATCGGGTCGGTCTCGAGCGTCTGCCCGAGGTAGTCGGTGTTGTTGCCGAAGAGCCACACGGCAGGCAGGAACTCGAGCGTCGTGCGCCGGCCGGGCACCCATTCGCCGAGCTGCCAGACGACCGGCATGCCGAGGCGGCCGTACCAGCGGTTCTGCCCGAGGTTGAGCGGCTGGTCGCTGTCGTACTCGCCGATCGGCAGCGCGAGGTCGGCGAGCACGTCGACCGAGAACCCCGGCTCGTAGCGCAGCGCGTCGGGGATGTTCTTCTGCGCCTTCGGCCCGAGGATGTTGAGGTTGAACTCGAGCATCGGATCGCCGAAACCGCTGGCCGACTGGTTGAACGTGTTGCCGGCCACGGTCACGTCGCCCGAGACACGCCCCATCGGCAGCAGGATCGCCGCCATCGCCGAGCGGTCGAACAGCGTGAACGTGCGCGCGTAGCCGGCGATCGCCAGCGTCCCGCTGAAGTCCGCGCCGGGCGTCACCGTGTGCGCGGGATCGAACGGGTTCGTGTTTCCGTCGATCGAGTTCACGATGAGCGGCACGGCGTTCCCGTCCGACAGCGTCTTCCAGTAGAAGCGCGCAGGCACCTGCGCCCCGGCCTGCGACGCCCCGAGCAGGAACACGGCGAGCGTCGTCGCGACGGTCCATCGCGTCCGGTGCGCCGACTGGGTCAAACGTGCGTGTGCGTTCATGGTTCGTCGTCTCCGTCGATGGCGTTTCGGATCGGCAATGCTCAGGGCTTCGGATCGGCCAGCTTGTCCTTGGGCGGCACGAACTGGCGTTTGTAGATGAGCGGCGGATAGCCGGCGTCGTCGGGCACCCGCGGTGGGAGCTGGTCCTCGAGCGTTTCGTACGGCGAGCGGCTCGGCAGGATCACGTTGTTCGCTCGCGCGTACGCGTCCCAGAGCGCGAGCAGCGCCTTCAGCTTGTCGGGGCGCTCGCGCGCGAGGTCCTGGCGCTCGCCGAGGTCGTCCGCGAGGTTGAAGAGCTGCCACTCGCCGGTGCCGTACGGCTTCCATTCCCCGCGGATCTTCCAGTCGCCCTGGCGGAGCGCGCGATTGCCGAAGATCTCCCACGCGAGGTAGTCGTCGCTCGTCCTCGGCGACTCCGCCTGTCCGGCCAGCACGCGGCCCCACGACTTGCCGGCGAGCGGGGGCAATTCGTGCCCGTCGAGGGTCTTCGGATAGCCGGCGCCGGCGACCTCGAGCAGCGTCGGCATGATGTCGGCCACGTGCATGAGGCCACGGTTGATGCTGCCCTTCGGCCGCTTCACGTTCGGCCCGCTGACGATGAGCGCATTGCGGATGCCGCCTTCCGCGGTCCACCCCTTGTACTGGCTGAACGGCGTCATCGACACCTGCGCCCACATCGGGCCGTAGCCGACGTACGAGCCCGGATCGCCCCACGCGTTGGGATGGGTCTGCGACCAGTTGATTGCCGCGAAGAGGAAGTCGCGCGTGCCGGGCGAGCCCGCGATCATCTTGAACAGATCGGTGCCCTCGGCGCCGTTGTCGCCGAACACGATGAAGATCGTGTTCTCGTACTCGCCGATCTTCTTCAGGTGGTCGATCAGGCGCCCGACGTGGTAGTCCATGTTCTCGACCATGCCGGCGTAGAGCTCCATCTTCTTGCCGAGGATGGCGCGGGTCGCCGGCGCCAGCACGATGGGATCGGGCAGGAACCACATGCGCTCGGCGAGCTCGGTGCCGGCGGGCACGATGCCGAGCTCGACCTGGCGCTTGAGACGCTCCTGCCGCACCGCGTCCCAGCCCCTGTCGTACTCGCCGACGTGG of the Burkholderiales bacterium genome contains:
- the petA gene encoding ubiquinol-cytochrome c reductase iron-sulfur subunit, giving the protein MDEALVDKGKRRFLIGATGVVGGVGAVAAAVPFVMSFFPSERAKAAGAPVEIDISKIEPGQKIDVEWRGKVCWLVSRTPDMLATLPKLTDRLADPNSNQDQQPSYAKNESRAIKPPLWIAVGICTHLGCSPTYRKDIAPADLGPDWLGGFFCPCHQSKFDLAGRVYKGMPAPLNLVVPPHKYLSDTRVLIGDDKA
- a CDS encoding cytochrome b N-terminal domain-containing protein — translated: MQKMLAWIDARFPLTALWESQWGKYIAPKNFNFWYYFGSLAAFVLVLQIVTGIFLTMNYKPDAQKAFESVEYIMRDVQWGWLIRYMHTTGASMFFIVVYLHMYRGLIYGSYRNPRELTWIFGCLIYLSLMAEAFFGYLLPWGQMSYWGAQVIVNLFSSIPLIGEDLAVWIRGDYTISDITLNRFFAFHVIALPLVLIGLVAAHLMALHETGSNNPDGVDVKHQPKDPKTGLPLDGIYSHPYYTIKDIVGVIVFLVVFSIIMFFMPEMGGYFIEANNFIPADPLKTPEHIAPVWYFTPYYAMLRAVPSFLGSQVWGVIVMGLAVLIFFALPWLDRGPVRSIRYRGTLYKVWIAIFVVSFLVLGYLGVVPVTVWGQFADGVPIIGGGDRATLVARVFTALYFAFFLLMPWYTKIDKCKPEPTRVTG
- a CDS encoding cytochrome c1; the protein is MRAAAAAFLAAVALVLAAPAAASGGADLRMERAPTNRLDDASLQRGARTFVNYCLNCHSAKYMRYNRLTDLGLTEDQIRDNLILGDAKIGDVMNVAMRPADAKAWFGAPPPDLSVIARVRGRDWLYNYFLGFYRDAGTPTGWNNLVFPNVGMPHVLWTASGQNKLVTAEFDDHEKAVAAAIATKALALVEPVPGGKFVVRTVEVDTPGSMTPVQYRTMVADLVNYLDYMGDPSRNQRIRLGIVVLMFLGVLFFFAYWLKREYWKDVH
- a CDS encoding glutathione S-transferase N-terminal domain-containing protein — protein: MMTLYSGTTDPFSQRCRIVLHEKGMDFQIIDVDLDHKPEDLAVMNPYNQVPVLVERDLVLHESNIINEYIDERFPHPQLMPADPVMRARARLFLHRFEKELFIHVDALEGNNQKNAEKARNLVRDALLQIAPVFTKHKYMLGDEYSMLDVAITPLLWRLDYYGVPMSKPAAPLLKYAERLFSRPAFSEALTSAERGMRK
- a CDS encoding ClpXP protease specificity-enhancing factor yields the protein MSEQSAKPYLIRAICEWCADNGLTPYLAVKVNAQTRVPAAFVKNGEIVLNVSHAATRKLTIDNDWIQFTARFNGQSQEVAVPVSSVAGIFAKETGYGFAFTVAQEPMAAGVNTPAEAPSAGGDDDRKPRTRPAHLQVIK
- a CDS encoding transporter, with translation MNAHARLTQSAHRTRWTVATTLAVFLLGASQAGAQVPARFYWKTLSDGNAVPLIVNSIDGNTNPFDPAHTVTPGADFSGTLAIAGYARTFTLFDRSAMAAILLPMGRVSGDVTVAGNTFNQSASGFGDPMLEFNLNILGPKAQKNIPDALRYEPGFSVDVLADLALPIGEYDSDQPLNLGQNRWYGRLGMPVVWQLGEWVPGRRTTLEFLPAVWLFGNNTDYLGQTLETDPMFQLDAHLTRDFTERFWGSIDASWYSGGKATINGVAGEKLNNLGVGLTLGYQVNENLNLTFGYKSTVNDSAPGDLKMDGFMLTLVYGWHPLIEGSRRLKSE
- a CDS encoding arylsulfatase, whose translation is MDTDDAKHASRPETRCAEARPSRGRHGPRGRYIAIGIAAIATLAAPVAGVAADATRRPNIVIILGDDLGYADMGSFGSEIATPNLDSLAKVGVRFTNFYTHATCSPTRSVLLTGVDTHLNGLGNMDEWTAPNQRGAVGYEGYLNDRVATLPQLLKGAGYHTYMVGKWHLGKQPDQIPAARGFERDFSLLDGAGSYWDMTNFTGASPKSSFTEDGRYLTKLPDDYYATKTYTDKLIGYIDANRGDGKPFFAYVAHQAPHDPYHLPKEWRSRHVGEYDRGWDAVRQERLKRQVELGIVPAGTELAERMWFLPDPIVLAPATRAILGKKMELYAGMVENMDYHVGRLIDHLKKIGEYENTIFIVFGDNGAEGTDLFKMIAGSPGTRDFLFAAINWSQTHPNAWGDPGSYVGYGPMWAQVSMTPFSQYKGWTAEGGIRNALIVSGPNVKRPKGSINRGLMHVADIMPTLLEVAGAGYPKTLDGHELPPLAGKSWGRVLAGQAESPRTSDDYLAWEIFGNRALRQGDWKIRGEWKPYGTGEWQLFNLADDLGERQDLARERPDKLKALLALWDAYARANNVILPSRSPYETLEDQLPPRVPDDAGYPPLIYKRQFVPPKDKLADPKP